In Leuconostoc mesenteroides subsp. mesenteroides, a single genomic region encodes these proteins:
- a CDS encoding cell division protein FtsK: protein MVKQKIKLPKVSLKNNGKVGFSIYLPMDGQKYQDRFRDRRISQPMSAMLFADGVGTNDIFGFKSFDFISNPLGLRLGLADMTITDHTIEIMKGVVWDYEKYPQALISGDTGSGKSFFLFSLLNGLIKSGAVVDVADPKETDLSVLGKTASLKYRVTYGRDRILKSFYRFYLEMIKRGREYHDLLNDNLEENVGNYRKYGLKPHFFVFDEFGAFVSGLKYNESEAIQQILGQITMLGRQLGYFVAIAMQKPTADTIGSASRDQFQFRVALGKMKSSGLSMMFPDDVDEVQFKELSKNLKGWGYLAMTPGQARSFFAPVIPKDFVPFKYFDELGQQYPAVPVEPMGEIKEFLDSKSAKYVEMNF from the coding sequence TTGGTAAAACAAAAAATTAAGCTACCAAAAGTCAGTTTAAAGAACAATGGTAAGGTTGGTTTCTCAATCTATTTACCAATGGACGGACAAAAGTATCAAGATCGTTTTCGTGATCGACGTATTTCACAACCTATGTCGGCTATGTTGTTTGCGGACGGTGTGGGAACAAATGATATATTTGGGTTTAAGTCATTTGACTTTATTTCTAATCCGTTGGGATTACGTTTGGGATTAGCTGATATGACTATAACAGATCATACGATTGAAATTATGAAAGGGGTGGTTTGGGATTATGAAAAATATCCCCAGGCACTTATTTCTGGTGACACGGGTTCTGGTAAATCATTCTTTTTGTTTAGTCTATTGAATGGACTGATTAAAAGTGGTGCGGTTGTTGATGTTGCAGATCCTAAAGAGACTGATTTATCAGTGCTTGGCAAAACAGCGTCCCTAAAATATCGTGTGACTTATGGTCGTGATCGTATTTTAAAATCGTTTTATCGTTTTTATTTGGAAATGATTAAGCGTGGTCGTGAATATCATGATCTATTGAATGATAATTTAGAAGAAAATGTTGGGAACTATCGTAAGTATGGTTTAAAACCACATTTTTTTGTTTTTGATGAATTTGGTGCGTTTGTTTCTGGGTTGAAATATAACGAAAGTGAAGCGATACAGCAAATTTTGGGACAAATTACCATGTTAGGTCGTCAATTAGGTTACTTTGTAGCGATTGCTATGCAGAAACCAACGGCTGATACGATTGGTAGTGCGTCTCGTGATCAATTTCAGTTCCGTGTGGCACTTGGTAAGATGAAATCTAGTGGACTGTCTATGATGTTCCCTGATGATGTTGACGAAGTGCAGTTTAAGGAACTCTCAAAGAATTTAAAGGGGTGGGGTTATTTAGCTATGACACCAGGGCAAGCCAGATCATTTTTTGCGCCTGTTATTCCTAAAGACTTTGTCCCGTTTAAATATTTTGATGAATTAGGTCAGCAATATCCAGCCGTTCCAGTTGAGCCGATGGGTGAGATTAAGGAATTTTTGGATAGTAAAAGCGCTAAATATGTAGAAATGAACTTTTAG